Genomic window (Papilio machaon chromosome 12, ilPapMach1.1, whole genome shotgun sequence):
ATCTTATTGTAACATGTATTAGGATTCCTAAAGAAGTCTTGGAGACTCCAAAACCGACAATACAAGCTGTAATCTATGGTCAGTTTGGAATTATCTTCATCTACAACCATATCTTCATCTAAAGCATCTTTTAATGTGCTCGAATTATCACCTCCAAATTCTGTGACGTTCTCCAAGTTAAACTCCGAAACTATATTTAGTCCTGACCTCTCCGAAAATGGAAAGAACTTagctaaaaacaataatatccTTCCACAAAATACAGTGTTTTGAGAACGGGATAAACGGCGTAATAAGTCGTTGCACATTCTGAGCAGATTATTTTTGCAAGCAACAAAGAACAACTCTTCTTTCCATATGTTAACCCCTTTTTCTACATACTCAAACAACTTctcacatttatttaaagttaaagcaTCAAAAATATCGCCTAAAAGGACTACAGGCATGGTAGGAGTTACCATGTGCCTTCTACAGGATTCTATGCAAAAAGAAACGTAGTTTTCTAAGGTATCAGGGTTCTCGATTAGAAGCTCCAAAAGTTTATCCCGAAATGCTTGATCCATTGCTGCTTTTCTGTCAACTTCATTTGTATTTCTAGAGAAGGAATCTAAGAGGTCGATGTTGTTTGTTGAAAATGCTTTGGACAATATAtcctgaaaaataaaacgaaataatCAAACAATAAGAATTTGTATATAGTTTCTGTATGTTTCGTAGGTTAGAAAAACACCTTGTATTTTAACCGAAGTTCCTCGAAGCCTAACTTATCAGACATGATTGAATATTGTAGCgttttatgtatttgattAATACGAAAACAGCCTATGTTACGATACGAATTCACTCTCTTCCTTAATTTgaatcttgtttattttttttattttaataaaccgATTTTTGTCTTTTCTACTAATCAAactgtaaatgtaaaacacagagtataaaaaaatacagacgagTTACTTACCACACATTCAGGCAGTTAAACAATGCCACAATTTTACTGTGCCAGCAATTTTGTTTTAGCATGGAACAACGAGTTCAGCTATGCATTTTGTGTATTAATGATAAGTTTGGCTagtcttaaatttaaatgtaatcatacgtatttaaaataaatcttaattttaggaaatgtttatttttcttttctataaCTAGcaactttttaatgtttctacATCTACATatagaattatattaataaagggATCTATTGGTTACATTCAATGAAAAACGGCAAGAACGTGCAACAAGCATCTGTCATTGGGTTATTTTCAACATGAATTTCCCAACAGCCAATCGAAAAAACGCGCGCAAAGGCAGCTGTCTATTGTTGacaaatgtataattatatgATGTTGTCGTGTCTTCTGTGTAGCGTCCCGTCTATTTATCTTTCTTtgtaaaaactagttttagGTCAAATCCTTTTAGATATAAGTGTAAACTACgtgttatttgtaattaaaataaagtaattacagTACAAGGTTAGAAGGCAGCATCAGAGGTGATTTCAATTCGAACATGGATAGAAATATGAGGTAAGGTTTATTGTCCCTTCGTTTACCATGTCAGACTTTCACATCTAACActgatttagaaaataaacaaaaggcaactgctttgttttatattatgtccacgtgtcataaatttttaacccgtttcCTTTTTGTTAAATTGACACGTTATCGAGCGTCATTGTAATctcttgtatttttatgtctacTTTGCTAGTATTGCTCTTgcatttttgattattattccGCCCTGTTTACCGTGTAACTTCCTTGTTTGATAtcattagtttataaaaactgatgtTGGTCTCGTTTGGtcttatttatctatatttttatatcgcgCGCACTCTATTCTGCGTAAATAAATTCGCATACAGCTTCCGCGTTGCGATTTACAATTGAATATAGTAGACATGGAATTAACAAATAACGAATGTGTGTAAAGTCGTTATCAGTAGGACATACAATCTTTCATACATTTCTATACCTCTCagcatttcttttaattttaaaatattttacacgaATTTAACTCTAGATATCTTATCTAgagattctaaaaaaaaaaaagaaaaatctagagatttagaaaacaaatacaatttgtatatataatctatatacataatCTATTATGTTAGTTAATATctactacaaaatattttaatgccaGTTAGTATGTTATTGTTCTAATTCTATGGTTATAAAATTCCAGATCAAGTTATGTGAACAGTGGGCCAAGATCTTTGCCGCACATGGGTGGGGGCAAACGACAGAATATTAATGGACACAATGGAGCTCGCCTCAGTCCCCCAGCACAGATGCCTCCTGGACAAttacacaataataataataataacaatcaaCATGATGATCtcataaattatatctatGATTCTTGGAATAAGGTACGGTTCATATTGTCTATGGACTACCATTGTTAGGGTACAAGATACTGACTCCAATTTAAATTCCTGtatactattataattattataagactactagctgtcgcccgcgactccgtccacgcgcagttaaaaaaaactaaatggggggggggttatgaaaaatagatgttggtcgattctcagacctactgaatatgctcacaaaatttcatgagaatcggtcaagccgtttcggaggagttcaagttcggaccccgtgacacgagaattttataaataagatctATAGCTCGCGACTCTGTATgcttggaataaaaaaaataataattagtaggcattgtgtttttccagactatgctctatatccatgctaaatttcatcctGATCTGTTGAGGTGTTCtggacataccttcaaacaaacatccatccatccatcaatatAAACTGCGCAGCTACTCGCGAGAAGTAATAcacgccaagatatttgaaaagatttaTACATCACGGCGATTGAACTCGGACCCTATGAATAGAAATCCTTatcttaatttgttattttaacatgTTGTACAACAAATTTTCAGGTGACACGTGAATTAGAGCGTGGTAGTGATGACGCTAGGTACTACCAGGAGGTACTTGCACCGCGACAACTGGCTAATTTCAGACCGTTCAATTTAGAGGAGTGGTGGGGCAGACGGCTCGTGCAGACAATAAACCGTAACAAGCACCGCTCTTAGTTAGCGACTCAATCATATGAGATAATATCTCATTGCAACATTATCTaaggtatttaaaatgtaagaaCTCAAGATATGACAGTGTAATTATtggcacaaaaaaaaaataatttaacaaccaaatgaatctttaatttatcaaGTACTATTTTACAGCATTAAatgattgtttaaataaatcttttttttttaaactttaattaaatgacaaacgaaaaaaaatattattgaaattttttactaaGTGTGTTTAATGTAGGATGCTTTATGAAGCCATTTTGGAAGAGATTTTACGAATAAActattatacttaatatataaaatggtgCTTAGAATCTGTTCCTTGTGGCTTTGACATCATCCTGTATATCTTGAgtgacaacatttttaaactgttatatgtacaactttaatatattaataacgttAAAATGTGtactcaataaaatttaagtaaaaattaaaataatatcaagattttttctaaaattagattttaatgtttgtattttaaataaactgtgAATTTTCACTGCCATTAATActtgtatttaaacatatttttgctTCTGTGTTTTGtgacatgtttttatacaagtttttcgacaGTGGCAACACAGTAAGATGTTGATAGAATAGACGAGGACAACAATAAGTGTCAATTAATATCACatctttagaattaaaaaatatacaccaaaacttttttaattattatatcataGGTAAGGTTTAGATGTTGCAATGAGATATACAGCTGCAATTTCGTATCATTAAATGGTCATTTAGTtgtcccttagtgtagataaCTTTACTCAATCTCCGCTAAAGGACCTGAATGACCCTTTTATGTTTAGAAATGTGGCATTTAGTGTGATAAGTTTATGACAACTCTGAAAATTAATGCTCCCATATTTTGTATCTATACGATGGTACaaataacaagaaaaacaactttacataatatatattaataaattgatgtCGAAATAAGtggcatttaaaataattttgaaagaaataaaagcaataaaaaagaatttttaacatttaacagaatatttttgaatatataaGGAAAATAGCAGTCTTAACTTAATATTCGATCtaattctgtaaaaaaatcttacaaaaaagtgattttttaatagaacatAGATtcagacaaatattttactaagtaGGCATTGTATAAAGTTAGTCtgaatttctattattatatttaaaaagtaagataATGTGTTAACGAGTAGAATCAGCTAGTGTTGTGTTGAATCATGattcgattttatattttatcgtaAGTAGAGATGACCGATGTTGTcgataatttcaatttcatacTTAAATCACACAATTTCATTTGTATAAGCATTTAATTAACGTGATTGGAGAATTAACACATTCAGTGCAGACTGCATAAATGAAAATAGTGGCATTTAACGTCTTTAAAACTGAACaatctatgtttttatacgTAAGAAAAGTATCGATATATTTCGATGTTTTCTCCGCAGtgaatttgtaatattgttttaatgtatgATTCATCATTTCGGGTTTGAAAATACATCAAAATACTTTGGTTTTTAATgtcgattattttaattttcgattATCGAACATCTCTAAAACGTTTAGATCGATTTGTAAATCTGTGATcgttcattttaatttgtaaaaaaatataactgtttATTTTCACTGTTGTCATCTctctcattttatattaaataaaccagAGTaagcgatattttttttatgactgtATAGTGTGTGTGTGAGAACGACATTCCATACAAAAAGGCCGTACTTAGCATTTGGAACGAATGTAAATAATGTTGAAAGACGCAGCTCACGTTGGTGTAGTCAACATTggattttaataagaaattttataacaataattatttccttgaagtaaatacatatttaagatttttttgttttgttttatttcctcTCAATAAATCCTAGATACAACAACTGTCATATTCCGATGAAAACGTAATCAGCTAAATATGATGTTAAATGATCTTTCAATCGAGTACGCATGTGATTTGATAAAGAGAGGGAGCTCTGAAAAAGAGTGAGATTCCTACTCGTTTTTCACTAATTTTGAATGTTATTTCTTACGTTCACTGTTTGTGTTTTTGTGATATACACAATGACACTGTAGGAATGAAGACGAATCGAATGACACCtagtcaaaatctgttcagCCGTTTAGGCTCTTGGTTGTcacaaagaaatttacatataaaccaacataatatgtaaaaacttaCATACGCGCGAAAACATTGCCTTTTTTGTCAGACGGAAAATAATGtccactgtatttttttttgtatatttctaggttttttaatatgtttcatttttgtaGTGCTGTTTTATTTCGTTACTAGGCCATTGTCATACAAGACGTGCAGCTCAAAGAGGGTTTGTCCGTTCTTGCTTCAGGCGCACGGCCTAGTCGCCTTTAATGAGTTTGAGAACTCACTTCAACAGATTATAAGgacattttgttttgatgtGGTTTTGTTGACGTgttatagaaattttaaagtaataaattgtctttttttaagattctataagaaaatatttaaacctaATGGGAATAGAAGGCAATGTTTGCAACAAAATCAG
Coding sequences:
- the LOC106713779 gene encoding uncharacterized protein LOC106713779, producing the protein MDRNMRSSYVNSGPRSLPHMGGGKRQNINGHNGARLSPPAQMPPGQLHNNNNNNNQHDDLINYIYDSWNKVTRELERGSDDARYYQEVLAPRQLANFRPFNLEEWWGRRLVQTINRNKHRS